Part of the Pseudomonas lijiangensis genome is shown below.
TGCCGGCGTGGTGCATGGCATTGCCGATCAGGTTGGTCAGCAGGCGTTTCATGGAAACCCGGCGCAACGGGAAAGGCGGAATCGGCTCAAGACACAGGCGGATGTGTTCATCCGGGTGATTGAACGGCGCGACCACTTCAAGCACCAGATCACTCAGGTCGACTTCTTCGATTTCCTCGTCACGGCCATCGCGGATGAACGCCAGGAACTGGTCGAGAATGGCGTCCATATCCTCGATATCCCGCACCATTCCTTCGGTGAACTCGTTCTCGTCGCTCATCAGTTCCAGCGACAGACGCAAACGAGTCAACGGCGTACGCAAGTCATGGGATACACCCGCCAGCATCAGTTCCCGCTCCTGCCCGGCCTGTTCGACGTCTTCGGCCATCTGGTTGAAAGCGCGGTAAACCTCGGTCATTTCACTGGGCGTATCGCTGACCGGCAACCGCACACTGCGGCCCTGCCCCAACTGACGAGCAGCAAAAACCAGACGCTTGAGCGGCTGGTTGAGCTGCCGCACGAAAATCCAGGCCGATGCGGTGGACAACAGGCCGATGGCCAGGAACCAGCCCAGCACGTTCCAGATTTTCTGGCCACGAAGCGGATGCGGGTAAAGCGGCACTTTCAGCCAGCCATCCCCGAGGCTCGGAGCGCGGACCCAGAGTGCCGGAGGCGCATGGACGCGCAGCCGCACTTCGGTATCGGCACCCAGTTCGGCCTGCATCTGACGCTGATAGATTTCGCTGTAAGGCCAGTGCTGCTCGCCCTCCGGCACACCGCCGCCCACCACCCGAATCAGGCCGGCAGCTTCGGCAATCGCTTCACGGTCGTTCTCGTTCGCCGCCCAATAGGCACGCAGAGTCAGGGCGACACCATGGCTGTACTGCCTGTCGACCAGTACGTCTTCGTTCATGAGCAGATAGACGAGCGTCAGCGCCTTGGAAAACAGCACGACAATGAGCACCAGCCAGAGGGTGCGGGAGAAAAAGCTTTGCGGAAACCAGAGCGGAGTCTTCATAACTGCAGCTATACACTTTGCAGGGCGAGCCAGGCTCGCAAATTTGCCGATCGTGTTCCAGTCCATGGTACGAACGCGAAAACCAAAACGTCGATAACCCGTTCAGGCTATCGACGCAAGTGGCAAGGACTTCGGTGCTCTGCGCTGGTCAGTGACCTGTCAGCGGTTCCCGGCTCCATCCGGAACGAACACATAACCCACGCCCCAGACTGTCTGGATATAACGCGGCTTGGACGGATCGGGCTCGATCAGGCGACGCAGACGGGAAATCTGCACGTCGATGGAGCGCTCCAGAGCATCCCACTCGCGGCCACGGGCCAGGTTCATCAGCTTGTCACGGGTCAGCGGCTCGCGAGCATGCATGACCAGCGCCTTGAGAACCGCAAACTCACCGGTAGTGAGCATGTGTACTTCATCGCCACGCTTGAGTTCGCGGGTCGCCAGGGACAATACGTAGTCACCGAAGCTGACCGACTCGTCTTCGCTGCCGGGCGCACCGGGCACCGGCGCGGCCTGACGACGCAGGACAGCCTTGACGCGGGCCATCAGTTCGTCCGGGTTGAAAGGTTTGGCCAGATAATCGTCTGCGCCCAGTTCCAGCCCCTTGATACGGCTCTGCTCATCGCCTTTGGCAGTGAGCATGATGATCGGCACCTGATTGTTGGCTGCACGCAAACGGCGGCAAGCAGACAGGCCGTCTTCTCCGGGCAACATCAAGTCCAGAACCACAAGGTTGAAAACCTCGCGGGACAGTAAACGGTCCATTTGTTCGACGTTCGCCACCGCACGGGCACGATAGCCCTTACTGGTGAAAAAGCGCTCTAACAGGCTGCTCAACCCCGGATCGTCATCGACGATCAGGATTTTTTCGCCTTCAGCATTTTGTGCAGTGCTGCTCATCGGATGCTCCTTTGATCTCGGGGCGCATTATGGCGTAGCTGCGGTGATGCGCACCGTGTGCATTGTTAGCAGATTTTACTGGAGCCTACATAAATGAGTGCTTCTACATGAGCAAAACCGCTCGCATTATCCGGCCAATCCCATAATTGGACCTGGGCGGGTATACTGCGCGGCCCTCAAAGTCGGGCAGTGCCTGACTATGGCGGTTCGCCGGTATTGTGACAAGGCTGGCGAGCGACGGGCAGGCAAGACAGTTTTTTGTACAGAATCCAGTTTTTTGCTCACAACTCCAGGTGGTCTTATGGACAGCATCAACAGCCGCATCGCCGAAGAACTGGGCGTGCGCCCTCAACAGGTCGCAGCGGCCGTGGAACTATTGGATGAAGGTTCGACCGTTCCCTTCATTGCCCGCTATCGCAAGGAAGTGACCGGTAGCCTTGATGACACGCAACTGCGCCATCTGGAAGAGCGCCTGCGTTACCTGCGCGAGCTCAGCGAGCGTCGCGTCAGCATCCTGGCCAGCATCGAAGAGCAAGGCAAGCTGACCCCGGAACTGGCCCGCGACATCAATCTTGCCGACACCAAGACCCGCCTCGAAGACTTGTACCTGCCTTATAAGCAGAAGCGCCGCACCAAAGGCCAGATCGCACTTGAAGCGGGCCTGGGCGAACTGGCGGACGGCCTGTTCAACGATCCGTCCCTGACTCCGGAAACCGAAGCCGCACGCTTTGTCGACGCCGAAAAAGGCGTGGCCGACGTGAAGGCTGCGCTGGAAGGCGCCAAGTACATCCTCATGGAGCGCTTCGCCGAAGACGCCACCCTGCTGGACAAACTGCGCAGCTTCCTGATGCAGGAAGCCGTGATCAGCGCCCGCGTAGTGCCTGGCAAGGAAGAGGAAGGCGCCAAGTTCCGCGACTATTTCGAACACGACGAACCGCTCAAGAGCATGCCTTCGCACCGCGCCCTGGCGATTTTCCGTGGCCGTAACGAAGGCTTCCTCAGCTCGGCGCTGAAAGTCGGCGAAGAACTGCCGGGCACCCTGCACCCGTGCGAACTGATGATCGGCGAGCGCTTCGGCCTGCAGAACCAGAACCGCCCGGCCGACAAGTGGCTGGCCGAAGTCGTGCGCTGGACCTGGAAGGTCAAGCTCTACAGCCATCTGGAAACCGACCTGCTGGGCGAACTGCGCGACAGCGCGGAAACCGAGGCGATCAACGTTTTCGCCCACAACCTGCACGACCTGCTGCTGGCCGCTCCGGCCGGCCCGCGTGCCACGCTGGGCCTTGACCCGGGCCTGCGCACCGGCTGCAAGGTTGCGGTGGTCGATGCCACCGGCAAGCTGCTCGACTACGCCACCGTTTACCCGCATGTGCCTAAAAACCAGTGGGATCAGACCATCGCCGTACTGGCCGCACTCTGCGCCAAACACTCGGTAGACCTGATCGCCATCGGCAACGGTACCGCCAGCCGCGAAACCGACAAGCTGGCCGCTGAGCTGATCAAAAAGTATCCAGCACTGAAAATGACCAAGGTCATGGTGTCCGAGGCCGGCGCTTCGGTGTACTCGGCTTCCGAGCTGGCCGCCAAGGAGTTCCCGGACCTGGACGTGTCGATCCGTGGCGCCGTCTCCATTGCCCGCCGCCTGCAGGACCCGCTGGCCGAACTGGTGAAAATCGATCCGAAGTCCATCGGTGTCGGCCAGTACCAGCACGACGTCTCGCAACTGAAACTGGCCCGTGGCCTGGATGCAGTGGTCGAAGACTGCGTGAACGCCGTCGGCGTCGACGTGAACACGGCTTCGGTGGCCTTGCTGGCGCGTATTTCCGGCCTGAACACCACGCTGGCGCAGAACATCGTTGCCCACCGCGATGCGAACGGTGCTTTCAAGACCCGTGCCGCGCTGAAAAAAGTCAGCCGTCTGGGTGAAAAGACCTACGAACAGGCTGCCGGCTTCCTGCGCGTAATGAATGGCGAAAACCCGCTGGACTCGTCTGCCGTTCACCCGGAAGCCTACCCGCTGGTACAGCGCATTGCGGCTGAAACCGACCGTGACATTCGTTCGCTGATCGGCGATGCCAGCTTCCTCAAGCGCCTGGACCCGAAGAAGTTCACCGACGAAACCTTCGGTCTGCCAACGGTCACCGACATTCTGCAAGAGCTGGAAAAGCCGGGCCGCGACCCGCGTCCGGAGTTCAAGACCGCCGAGTTCCAGGATGGCGTCGAGGACCTCAAGGACCTGCAACTGGGCATGATCCTCGAAGGCGTGGTCACCAACGTCACCAACTTCGGTGCCTTCGTCGATATCGGCGTGCATCAGGACGGTCTGGTGCATATCTCGGCGCTGTCCGAGAAGTTCATCAAGGACCCGCGTGAAGCGGTGAAGGCTGGCGACGTGGTGAAGGTCAAGGTCATGGAAGTCGACATCCCGCGCAAGCGCGTAGGCCTGTCGATGCGCATGAGCGACACTCCTGGCGAGAAGATCGACGGTGCCCGTGGCCCGCGTCCGGGTTCCGCCCCGCGCCAGCAAGGCAGCGCACCACGCAAGGAAACCACCACCGCGGCTCCGGCCAATAACGCCATGGCTTCGCTGTTCGCCAATGCCAAACAGTTGAAGAAGCGTTGATGGATATTCCGGAAGACCTGACCCACAGCGCCTACTTCAAGATGCTCGGCTGCGAGCTGCGGCGTCTTGATGAAGGTGTTGCCGAAGTCGCGCTGCCGCTGGAAGCGCATCTGCGCAACCGTGGCAACGTGATGCACGGCGGGGCGATCTTCAGTCTGGTGGATATCAGCATGGGGCTGGCCTGTTCCAGTTCCCATGGCTTCGACCAGCGCAGCGTCACCATCGAATGCAAGATCAACTATGTACGCGGCGTGTCCGAAGGCGAGGTTTTATGCACCGCCAAGGTACTTCACGCCGGACGCCGCACACTGGTCGTCGAAGCCGAAGTGGTCCAGGACGATAAACTGGTCGCCAAGGCGCAAGGCACCTTCGCTGTCATCTAAAATTTACGAAAGTGTGATGGAAGCAATCACTTGCTAGCTCTATAGAACCGATTTGGGGTAATTTCGGCACCATTAGCGTGGTGTCGGACCCATTTTGGTCCTACGACAAAGAGCCGTGATCGTGAGCAGGCGTTAAAGACCCGACCAGGCGACAACGCCAGTTCCTTTCTTCACCCTTGTAGACCGTTCTGTCCACCCCCATATTGGGGCGACCGATGCGTGAAGGAATCCACCTTGAGCGAATTTCTCAACCGCCGCCTGGCTCTTCTTGGCGAGCGTAACAACCTCTCTCTGCTGGAGCAGTGCCTGCACGGTATCGAGCGAGAATGCCTGCGCGTTACCGACCAGGCACGTCTGGCACAGACGCCTCACCCGCAATCCCTGGGTGCAGCACTGACCAATGGACTGATCACCACCGATTATTCCGAATCGCTGCTGGAGTTCATCACGCCGGCCCTGACGGACCCCGCACAGACCCTCGACAGCCTCGACCGGATTCATCGCTTCGCCTACAGCAAGCTGAACGACGAATACCTCTGGAGCCCTTCGATGCCGTGCCCGTTGCCGGCCGAAGAAGATATTCCGATTGCCTATTACGGCACCTCGAACATCGGCAAGCTCAAGTACGTGTACCGCAAGGGTCTGGCGCTGCGTTATGGCAAGACCATGCAGTGCATTGCCGGGATTCATTACAACTTCTCGCTGCCGGAAGACGTCTGGTCGCTGCTCAAGCAGACCGAAGACTTCGACGGCGACGCCCGGGATTACCAGTCGCATTCCTACATTGCGCTGATCCGGAACTTCCGTCGCTACAGCTGGCTGCTGATGTACCTGTTCGGCGCTTCGCCGGCACTGGACGCCGGTTTCCTGCGGGGCCGCGCCCACCAGCTGGAGCATTTCGACGCCGATACGCTGTATCTGCCTTATGCCACCAGCCTGCGCATGAGCGACCTGGGTTATCAGAGCAAGGCACAAGCCGACCTGACGCCGTGTTACAACGATCTGGTGAGCTACACCGACAGCCTGCGCAAAGCGGTGGCAACGCCTTACGCGCCGTATGTGGAAACCGGCACCCACGACAGCAATGGCGAGTGGATACAGCTCAACACCAACGTGTTGCAGATCGAAAACGAGTACTACTCCAACATTCGTCCCAAGCGCGTGACCTATTCGGGCGAACGCCCCATCCAGGCGCTGGTGGCCCGTGGTGTGCAGTACGTCGAGGTTCGTTGCCTGGACATCAATCCGTTCCTGCCGACCGGTATCAATCTGGAGCAGGCTCGCTTCATCGACGCTTTCATCCTGTTCTGCGCCCTTGAAGAAAGCCCGCAACTGGCAAGCCACGAATGCTCCGACGCGGGTTCCAACTTCCTGTCGGTGGTCAAGGAAGGCCGTCGTCCAGGCCTGACATTGCAGCGCAATCATTCGACTATCGAACTGAAAGCCTGGGCCACCGAACTGCTGGAGAAGATCACGCCCCTGGCACAGTTGCTGGACAAGGCCCAGAACAGCGACGAGCACATCAAATCGATTGCAGCCCAACAGGCCAAGGTCGATGACTCGTCACTGACGCCATCGGCACAAGTGCTGGCCAGCATGCGGGCAAATGAAGAAGGCTTCACCGCCTTCTCGTTCCGCCAGAGCCAGAAACATGCCGAATACTTCCGCAGCCACCCGCTGGGCGCAGAAGATCAGGCTCAGTTCGAAGCCCTGGCCAAAACCTCCATTGCGGAACAGGCAGAACTGGAAGAAACCGAAGAAGTCGTGGATTTCGACATCTTCGTCGGTGCGTATCAGGCGAGCATTCTGTCGATCAGTAACTGATCAGTAGGAATCGGGCGGCGCTCCGCTCATTCGCGAAAACGGTATTTCAAACGATGTTTATCTGTCGGTTGTGATAATGCTTTCGCGGATGAATCCGCTCCCACTTTGCGTGTGTGCCTGTTTTCAATCATGCCAATGCCAGGCAGGTGCATCCAAAGGCCTCTGGCCTTGTACTTCTGTCTGGCCAAGGGTCTTTTGCAGGACGATTTTCTGGCAGTCTTCATGGCGGCTCAGCTCCCTGATCAGGATGCTTGAGTGGGACACCACCCAGACCTGACAGCGCTGTGAAACCCGGATGATCAGCCGCGCCAGTGCTGGCAACAGATCGACATGCAGGCTGGTTTCCGGCTCGTTCAAGACCATCATGGACGGTGGTCGAGGCGTCAGCAGTGCGGCCATGAGCAGCAGATAACGCAGTGTCCCGTCCGAAAGCTCGGCCGCCGTCAGGGGGCGAAGCAGCCCGTGCTGATGAAAGAGCAGGCTGAACAACCCTCCGGGCGTTGCATCGATTTCCAGCCGGGTGCCGGGAAACGCATCCTCAAGCGCCTGATGCAGATCCTCCACTTCGCCCACTTCAATGATGGTCTGCAAAGCAGCCGCCAGGTTGCGCCCGTCGTGGTTCAGCACCGGCGTGCGAGTGCCCAGTTGCGGCTGGCGAACCGGTGCGTCCCGGTCGATGCGGAAATGGTCGTAGAAACGCCAGCCCTTTATAAGCCCACGCATTTCGGCGATTTCGGCAAAGTTTCTCGGGCTGCCCAGTTGCGCAAACAGGCTGTCGAAGGGTTGCCCATGTTGCTGCAGAATTTCCCAGTCCCGACCCTGACGCGCCCGGATCATCGGCCCCTTGCGATCCACCAGCAAGGAAGCCGGTCGGTATAAAGGCCCGGCCCAGATGCATTCCCGCTTGATCTCCGGGTCCAGCATGAAGGCGGTCGGGTATGGAAGTGGCTCAGGCAATCCCAGGGAAATAGCGAAACCGAAGTCCTCGGTGGCAAAACCCAGGCGCAGGCGTTTCGACTCTCGCCGCACGGATGCCTCCAGCGGCACTTCACCCCGTTTCATGCGCGAGCTTATGACTTCAGGACCGGCCCACCAAGTCGAATCAAGCCCGCCTTCATGGGCCAGGGCTTCCACCACACCGCCCTGAGCCGTCTCCGCCAAGAGCCGCAAAGCCTTGTAGAGATTGGACTTGCCGCTCCCGTTATCGCCCGTCACAAGATTGAGCCGCCCCAGGGGCACGACCAGGCTATTGATCGAGCGGTAATTGGCAACGGCCAGAGTTTTCAACATTGGCGTAACGACTCCTGAATCCATGGAGCCGCACTATCGCCCACCGGTCGGAAGCACTGCAACCGGTGTTCTGACCTGCTGGAGAAAACAATCGCTCTCCTGCATCAAGCGGTAAAACGGCCTACAACCTGATGCCGATCAACTCACTTTGTGGGAGGCAGCTTGCTGGCGACTTTCACAAGGCACTGAAAATGTGTTGCCTTCAGCAAGTCGTCGCGGCCAAGGCCCCTCCCACAAGTAACAGCCATGCCTCACTGATCGGAACCAGGCCTACAACCCACCCACATGAAACGCCTTCACTTCCAGATACTCGTCCAGCCCGTAGCTCGAACCTTCGCGGCCCAGGCCTGACTGTTTGATCCCGCCGAAGGGCGCGACTTCCATGGAGATGATCCCGGTATTGAGCCCGACCATGCCGAACTCCAGTGCCTCACCAAAACGCCATGAGCGGCGCAGGTCCTGGGTGAAGTAATAAGCGCCCAGCCCGTAAGGCGTGGCGTTGGCCAGGGCCAGAGCTTCGGCTTCGTCACTGAAGCGCATCAGCGGGGCGACCGGGCCGAAGGTTTCTTCGTTGGCGAGCAGCATTCCGGCATGAGTATCGCCCAGGACCGTCGGTTGCACGAACTGGTTATCGCCATCCGGAAGACCGCCGTACAGCAGCTTCGCGCCCTGGCTCAGGGCGTCGTCGATGTGTCGGGCGACCTTGTTCACTGCCGCGGTGTTGATCAGCGGACCAATGGTGACGCCCTCCTCCAGACCGTTGCCGACCTTGAGTTTGGCGACCTCTTCCACCAGTCGCTGGGCAAAACGATCATAGATGCCGTCTTGCACCAGAATGCGGTTGGCACAGACGCAGGTCTGCCCGGCGTTACGGAATTTGCTGAGCATGATGCCGGCCACGGCCTGTTCCAGGTCGGCATCGTCGAACACGATAAACGGCGCATTGCCGCCCAGTTCCAGGCTCAGGCGCTTGATGTGCTCGGCACTCTGGCGCATCAGCAAGCGCCCCACAGGCGTCGAGCCGGTAAAGGAAATCTTGCGTACCGCCGGGTTGCCGGTCAGCTCTTCGCCAATACCGGTGGGTAAACCGGTAATGACGTTGAACACGCCCGCCGGAATACCCACGCGCTCGGCCAGCACCGCCAGCGCCAGGGCCGACAGCGGCGTCAAGTCCGACGGTTTGACGATAATCGGGCAACCCGCTGCCAATGCCGGTGCGCATTTGCGGGTGATCATCGCGTTGGGGAAGTTCCAGGGCGTGATCGCAGCGCAGACGCCCACAGGTTGCTTGAGGGTCATCAGGCGGCGGTCGGCGCTGGGCGTCGGGATGGTTTCGCCATAGGAGCGGCGCGCCTCTTCGGCGAACCATTTGACGAAGCTGGCCCCGTAACGGATTTCACCACGGGACTCGTTGAGCGGCTTGCCCTGCTCAAGGGTCATGATCAGCGCCAGGTCTTCAAGGTTGTCGAGCATGGCCTGACACCAGCGCTCCAGCAGCAGCGCACGCTCGGCGGCAGGACGTGCGCGCCAGGCAGGCCAGGCACGCTCGGCAGCCTCGATGGCGCGACGAGTCTCAGCGCCCGACAAGGCCGGAACCTGCGCCAGGCTTTCGCCTGTTGCCGGGTCAGTCACCGTCAGGGTTGCACCGTCATCGGCGGTCATCCACTGCCCATCGATGTAAGCGC
Proteins encoded:
- a CDS encoding ATP-binding protein — its product is MKTPLWFPQSFFSRTLWLVLIVVLFSKALTLVYLLMNEDVLVDRQYSHGVALTLRAYWAANENDREAIAEAAGLIRVVGGGVPEGEQHWPYSEIYQRQMQAELGADTEVRLRVHAPPALWVRAPSLGDGWLKVPLYPHPLRGQKIWNVLGWFLAIGLLSTASAWIFVRQLNQPLKRLVFAARQLGQGRSVRLPVSDTPSEMTEVYRAFNQMAEDVEQAGQERELMLAGVSHDLRTPLTRLRLSLELMSDENEFTEGMVRDIEDMDAILDQFLAFIRDGRDEEIEEVDLSDLVLEVVAPFNHPDEHIRLCLEPIPPFPLRRVSMKRLLTNLIGNAMHHAGNGIEVAAYVSGDTSAPYVVLSVLDRGAGIDPSELDVIFNPFIRGDRARSGKGTGLGLAIVKRIAAMHGGNVELRNRSGGGLEARVRLPLGLMLPRDAV
- the ompR gene encoding osmolarity response regulator transcription factor OmpR, whose amino-acid sequence is MSSTAQNAEGEKILIVDDDPGLSSLLERFFTSKGYRARAVANVEQMDRLLSREVFNLVVLDLMLPGEDGLSACRRLRAANNQVPIIMLTAKGDEQSRIKGLELGADDYLAKPFNPDELMARVKAVLRRQAAPVPGAPGSEDESVSFGDYVLSLATRELKRGDEVHMLTTGEFAVLKALVMHAREPLTRDKLMNLARGREWDALERSIDVQISRLRRLIEPDPSKPRYIQTVWGVGYVFVPDGAGNR
- a CDS encoding Tex family protein gives rise to the protein MDSINSRIAEELGVRPQQVAAAVELLDEGSTVPFIARYRKEVTGSLDDTQLRHLEERLRYLRELSERRVSILASIEEQGKLTPELARDINLADTKTRLEDLYLPYKQKRRTKGQIALEAGLGELADGLFNDPSLTPETEAARFVDAEKGVADVKAALEGAKYILMERFAEDATLLDKLRSFLMQEAVISARVVPGKEEEGAKFRDYFEHDEPLKSMPSHRALAIFRGRNEGFLSSALKVGEELPGTLHPCELMIGERFGLQNQNRPADKWLAEVVRWTWKVKLYSHLETDLLGELRDSAETEAINVFAHNLHDLLLAAPAGPRATLGLDPGLRTGCKVAVVDATGKLLDYATVYPHVPKNQWDQTIAVLAALCAKHSVDLIAIGNGTASRETDKLAAELIKKYPALKMTKVMVSEAGASVYSASELAAKEFPDLDVSIRGAVSIARRLQDPLAELVKIDPKSIGVGQYQHDVSQLKLARGLDAVVEDCVNAVGVDVNTASVALLARISGLNTTLAQNIVAHRDANGAFKTRAALKKVSRLGEKTYEQAAGFLRVMNGENPLDSSAVHPEAYPLVQRIAAETDRDIRSLIGDASFLKRLDPKKFTDETFGLPTVTDILQELEKPGRDPRPEFKTAEFQDGVEDLKDLQLGMILEGVVTNVTNFGAFVDIGVHQDGLVHISALSEKFIKDPREAVKAGDVVKVKVMEVDIPRKRVGLSMRMSDTPGEKIDGARGPRPGSAPRQQGSAPRKETTTAAPANNAMASLFANAKQLKKR
- a CDS encoding PaaI family thioesterase, producing the protein MDIPEDLTHSAYFKMLGCELRRLDEGVAEVALPLEAHLRNRGNVMHGGAIFSLVDISMGLACSSSHGFDQRSVTIECKINYVRGVSEGEVLCTAKVLHAGRRTLVVEAEVVQDDKLVAKAQGTFAVI
- the gshA gene encoding glutamate--cysteine ligase, with protein sequence MSEFLNRRLALLGERNNLSLLEQCLHGIERECLRVTDQARLAQTPHPQSLGAALTNGLITTDYSESLLEFITPALTDPAQTLDSLDRIHRFAYSKLNDEYLWSPSMPCPLPAEEDIPIAYYGTSNIGKLKYVYRKGLALRYGKTMQCIAGIHYNFSLPEDVWSLLKQTEDFDGDARDYQSHSYIALIRNFRRYSWLLMYLFGASPALDAGFLRGRAHQLEHFDADTLYLPYATSLRMSDLGYQSKAQADLTPCYNDLVSYTDSLRKAVATPYAPYVETGTHDSNGEWIQLNTNVLQIENEYYSNIRPKRVTYSGERPIQALVARGVQYVEVRCLDINPFLPTGINLEQARFIDAFILFCALEESPQLASHECSDAGSNFLSVVKEGRRPGLTLQRNHSTIELKAWATELLEKITPLAQLLDKAQNSDEHIKSIAAQQAKVDDSSLTPSAQVLASMRANEEGFTAFSFRQSQKHAEYFRSHPLGAEDQAQFEALAKTSIAEQAELEETEEVVDFDIFVGAYQASILSISN
- a CDS encoding AAA family ATPase, with amino-acid sequence MLKTLAVANYRSINSLVVPLGRLNLVTGDNGSGKSNLYKALRLLAETAQGGVVEALAHEGGLDSTWWAGPEVISSRMKRGEVPLEASVRRESKRLRLGFATEDFGFAISLGLPEPLPYPTAFMLDPEIKRECIWAGPLYRPASLLVDRKGPMIRARQGRDWEILQQHGQPFDSLFAQLGSPRNFAEIAEMRGLIKGWRFYDHFRIDRDAPVRQPQLGTRTPVLNHDGRNLAAALQTIIEVGEVEDLHQALEDAFPGTRLEIDATPGGLFSLLFHQHGLLRPLTAAELSDGTLRYLLLMAALLTPRPPSMMVLNEPETSLHVDLLPALARLIIRVSQRCQVWVVSHSSILIRELSRHEDCQKIVLQKTLGQTEVQGQRPLDAPAWHWHD
- a CDS encoding NAD-dependent succinate-semialdehyde dehydrogenase — translated: MLKNQLKDPSLLVERAYIDGQWMTADDGATLTVTDPATGESLAQVPALSGAETRRAIEAAERAWPAWRARPAAERALLLERWCQAMLDNLEDLALIMTLEQGKPLNESRGEIRYGASFVKWFAEEARRSYGETIPTPSADRRLMTLKQPVGVCAAITPWNFPNAMITRKCAPALAAGCPIIVKPSDLTPLSALALAVLAERVGIPAGVFNVITGLPTGIGEELTGNPAVRKISFTGSTPVGRLLMRQSAEHIKRLSLELGGNAPFIVFDDADLEQAVAGIMLSKFRNAGQTCVCANRILVQDGIYDRFAQRLVEEVAKLKVGNGLEEGVTIGPLINTAAVNKVARHIDDALSQGAKLLYGGLPDGDNQFVQPTVLGDTHAGMLLANEETFGPVAPLMRFSDEAEALALANATPYGLGAYYFTQDLRRSWRFGEALEFGMVGLNTGIISMEVAPFGGIKQSGLGREGSSYGLDEYLEVKAFHVGGL